CAGGAATGGCTTGCGCCGGGGGTGCAAACAGGCCGGCAAGAAGGGAGCCGGAACAAACCAGCCCCAGCAGGGCACAGACCGTCAAGATGCGGGGTCTCGACACAACCGGCCTCCATTCATCACACGCTGGAAACAGCCCAGACCCTACGTACTACCAGGTGAGTACCAGTCGTCGCGTCAAGAGTCAGAATAACAAAACCGACTCCAGTCGCAACCAAATTGCCCAAACCGGACAGAACGGCTTTCTGCGATCAACACCGCATGCTACCCGACAGTTCATATGGTCAAGGCGCAACCGAACAAAGTGGGAGCGTGGCCGACGTTTCCCCCATGCTTGACGCCAAGATGCCCCCTGTTACCCTTTAATACTGGGGAAATTCCCCAAGAATTCCAAGAGGCTGACGTGTTACGAATCGCTCTATTGTGGGTACTGTGCGGTCTGGCCATTGCATGGCCTGGTCTCGCGGGGGCCGGCGGAAACATCCATGGCACGGTCTCGTACCAGGGCGCCTCGGTCAGGGAGGAATTCCCCACGACCAAGCTGCCCAACGGCGATTACTGCGCAACCCTCGCTCAACAGAAACCCGAAGTCTTCTTGCATGAGGGAAAAACCAGACTACTTCAGACAATCGAGGTATCGCCGAACGGCGCGCTGAAGGATGCGATTGTCGCAGTGCAGGATGTGATCGATCCCGCATTCCTCGCCTCCTACCAAGGAACCACCGTACAGATCGAGGAATGCGAGTTCCATCCCTACACCAGTGTGGTCGTGGAAAAGCGAAACTTCCACGTGCTCAATCTCGACCCCACCGATCATCGCATTGCGCAGAATATGACGGTGAGCGCGGCTCACAATCCCCACGGGATGGAAGTCCAAGGGTCCAACTCACGGACGCTGTTCAACATCGGCCTCGCGCAAAAAGGCGCACAGTTGAACAAGCCCGTGGTCTTGCGGAAACGACCTCTCGGCTCCTCACTCCTGCTGCTCTGCGACCAGCACCCCTACATGCAGGCCTGGTTCTTACCGATCACGAACCCCTACTATGCCGTCACCGCGAATGCCGGGACGTTTGAGATCACGAACGTCCCCGCCGGCCATCACAAAGTCAAAGCCTGGCACCCTCGCGCGGGAATGATGGAGAAAGAGATTGTCGTACCGGAAAGCGGTGACGTCACCGTCCTCTTCGACATTCCTGCGAAGTAACCATCCGCGTCAGACTTCCAACCTGCTCGACATACGCGACGTCGAACCAGTCGGCGAGCCCACTCGGTGCTCCTCGGTTGCCTTGGCTCGTCGTGCCCGTGCACGATGTGAGAGCCAAAGGGACACACCGGACAGGCCCATCAGCAACAACGGCAAACCCGGCACATTGAGTAAGGTTTTCTCGAACCCAAAGAAATTGAGTTGGTGGAGCTGCATGACGAAGAAGTGCACCTTGCGCCATCGACCTTCGTCTTCGAGGATTTCCCCGGTGTAGCGGTCCAGAATGATCTCCGTCGCATTGGCGTCGTCGAAGCGTACTCGGACGGCGTCGTGAGTCCGTTTCTTCTTGCGCGGTTGATACCGTTCCAGGTCAACCCCGATGACCTTCGCCGGCGGTGCCACATACTGCTCCGCTAACGCTGGCGCCAATTCGGCGGAGATTGGCGACAGGCGTTCGCCGGTCGAGGCATCGATCAGGACCGTCACGGATGAACCCGCACCACCCAACCGGATCTCATACAACAAGCGGCCGAAATCAGACCGCAACACCACCTGCTCGACAAACGTCCGACCCGCGGAGGCGGCCCGCGCGAGGTCGATGGCGTCCGGCAGCGACACCTTCGCAGCCGTCACCGGTGGACCGCCGACGGCACGCATCTTCTCCTTGTAGTGGTCGTCCCAATAGAGAAAACGCGCATCGGCCCACAGCAACCCCGTGATCAGCGAGAGAAAGAAAAACCCGCCCGCCCAGGCCGCGAGCCATCGATGCGCCCCCCTCGTCATCCGCTCATGTCCCGCGCGGCTCATGTCAGGGCCTCTCGGCACGATCGGTCCGTACTTGTACGGCCAATGTGCTGCGGTGTCGAACCACCTCGTAGGGCTTGCCTTGAAACTCTCCCCCGGATTTTTCGACGTGAAGCAGTTCGAGGACATATCGTCCCGGCCACATCGGCGTGAACGTCGTGACCCCGTCGGAGCCAGTATGCAGTTCCTTGTCCCATCCGATAGGCGCATGCACGATTACCTGGACGGAGGGCAATGCCTGCCCCTTGAACATCGCGCGCACGACGATCTCCCCGCCCGGAGCGTGCGCCACCTGGCCGGTCGCCAGATTCACCCCCCGACTCAAAGGGATGATGTCCAGATCGAGCGGCACCGGCGCCTGCCTCTCCTGCTCGCTCACTCTGCCTTCCTCCAGGCAAATGAACGACGTGC
This Nitrospiraceae bacterium DNA region includes the following protein-coding sequences:
- a CDS encoding PepSY domain-containing protein; its protein translation is MSRAGHERMTRGAHRWLAAWAGGFFFLSLITGLLWADARFLYWDDHYKEKMRAVGGPPVTAAKVSLPDAIDLARAASAGRTFVEQVVLRSDFGRLLYEIRLGGAGSSVTVLIDASTGERLSPISAELAPALAEQYVAPPAKVIGVDLERYQPRKKKRTHDAVRVRFDDANATEIILDRYTGEILEDEGRWRKVHFFVMQLHQLNFFGFEKTLLNVPGLPLLLMGLSGVSLWLSHRARARRAKATEEHRVGSPTGSTSRMSSRLEV
- a CDS encoding DUF4198 domain-containing protein, coding for MKTITKGGMWMLGLSMSLAAAGPARAHFAWIEAEATAAPASGQTMHVYFGEYSEFLREERGGRLDTMDGIRLRVTHPKQGPSEVALSKDINRFSGNMSACAPGRHEVVAEQRDAPVQDLRSHDLGVVKPMYYARTSFICLEEGRVSEQERQAPVPLDLDIIPLSRGVNLATGQVAHAPGGEIVVRAMFKGQALPSVQVIVHAPIGWDKELHTGSDGVTTFTPMWPGRYVLELLHVEKSGGEFQGKPYEVVRHRSTLAVQVRTDRAERP